A region from the Dinoroseobacter shibae DFL 12 = DSM 16493 genome encodes:
- a CDS encoding tripartite tricarboxylate transporter permease, translating into MNVYWEALVLVTEPATLGAILIASLLGITLGAIPGLTAVMGVALLIPITFFMDPVPAIASIASLAAMAIFAGDIPGTLLRIPGTPASAAYVEDGYAMTKAGKPERALGLSMVSACVGGVMGVIALMVAAPLLARFATNFSSVEYFWLALLGLSCAAIIAAGSALKGIVSLLFGLWVATIGIDAVAGQPRFTFGSIELMGGVSFIPAMIGMFALPEVLRNLTARQPRIATPTMGPILAGLGATLRKRWRNLLRGGAVGSLVGALPGAGADIAAWVAYAIARRRSATPEAFGKGHDEGLIEAGAANNAALSSAWVPTLVFGIPGDSITAIVIGVLYLKGLEPGPIIFVKSPELVYAILFAFLLANLLLIPLGWAVIRMARHLLRIPPAYFAPVVLACCIVGSFAINNTSYGVLTMLAFGVVGWIFEENRIPIAPAILGIVLGGMLEFNFVTSMLKSRGDLAIFVSRPVAAALALIVLMIWVLPIMRAMRSRRKESP; encoded by the coding sequence ATGAATGTCTACTGGGAAGCCCTGGTGCTGGTCACCGAACCCGCGACTTTGGGCGCGATCCTGATCGCCAGCCTCCTGGGCATCACGCTCGGCGCCATTCCCGGGCTCACGGCGGTGATGGGCGTCGCCCTGCTGATCCCGATCACGTTCTTCATGGATCCGGTCCCGGCCATCGCCTCCATCGCGTCTCTCGCGGCCATGGCGATCTTCGCCGGAGACATCCCGGGCACGCTGCTTCGTATCCCCGGCACACCCGCCTCCGCCGCCTATGTCGAGGACGGCTATGCCATGACCAAGGCAGGCAAGCCGGAACGCGCCCTGGGCCTGTCCATGGTCTCGGCCTGCGTCGGCGGGGTGATGGGGGTGATTGCGCTGATGGTGGCGGCTCCGCTGCTGGCGCGCTTTGCCACGAATTTTTCCTCGGTGGAGTATTTCTGGCTGGCCCTTCTGGGGCTGAGTTGCGCCGCCATCATCGCAGCGGGGTCGGCGTTGAAGGGCATCGTGTCCCTGCTCTTCGGTCTCTGGGTCGCCACCATCGGGATCGACGCGGTCGCAGGCCAGCCGCGCTTCACCTTCGGCTCCATCGAACTGATGGGCGGGGTCAGCTTCATTCCCGCGATGATCGGCATGTTCGCCTTGCCCGAGGTCCTGCGCAATCTCACCGCCCGGCAGCCGCGCATCGCGACCCCGACCATGGGCCCGATCCTGGCCGGGCTTGGCGCCACGCTGCGCAAGCGCTGGCGCAATCTGCTGCGCGGCGGGGCGGTCGGCTCGCTGGTGGGGGCCCTTCCGGGGGCCGGGGCGGACATCGCCGCCTGGGTCGCCTATGCGATTGCCCGCCGCCGCTCGGCCACGCCCGAGGCCTTTGGCAAGGGCCATGACGAGGGGCTGATCGAGGCCGGGGCGGCCAACAACGCCGCGCTCTCCAGCGCCTGGGTGCCGACGCTGGTCTTCGGCATCCCCGGCGACAGCATCACCGCCATCGTGATCGGTGTGCTGTATCTCAAGGGGCTGGAGCCGGGTCCGATCATCTTCGTGAAGTCGCCGGAACTGGTCTACGCGATCCTGTTCGCCTTCCTGCTGGCGAACCTGTTGCTGATCCCGCTGGGCTGGGCCGTGATCCGCATGGCGCGGCACCTGCTGCGCATTCCGCCCGCCTATTTCGCGCCCGTGGTGCTGGCCTGCTGTATCGTCGGCAGCTTCGCGATCAACAACACCAGCTACGGCGTGCTGACCATGCTGGCCTTCGGGGTGGTCGGCTGGATCTTCGAAGAAAACAGGATCCCCATCGCCCCCGCCATCCTCGGCATCGTTCTGGGCGGCATGCTGGAATTCAACTTCGTCACATCGATGCTGAAATCCCGGGGCGACCTGGCGATATTCGTCTCGCGCCCTGTGGCCGCCGCCCTTGCACTCATCGTCCTCATGATCTGGGTGCTGCCCATCATGCGGGCCATGCGCTCACGTCGGAAGGAAAGTCCATGA
- a CDS encoding tripartite tricarboxylate transporter substrate binding protein yields the protein MTSFKTQIAAVMAGVLALGTSPALADYPERPVTIIVPWGAGGGTDTIIRLFSIGFEEAMGQPINVVNRTGGSGVVGHSAIANATPDGYTLGACTSEITYFETIGLAPITPASFDLISRLAVIPAGVTVAADSPYNSLEELIAAAKKGGLSSSGSGLGGPWHMAIAGMMKQVGGDVNTVQFIPSQGGAPALQDLVAGGISMFTGSPIEARALADAGEVKILGIMSDERSPAFPDVPTLKESGVDWSLTNWFSLCAPAGLPEDVKARIEAAAEQAHGSAEVQEALAQRGITPLFDGSEAFSSYAAAFANDAAGLLTDLGLAQ from the coding sequence ATGACTTCATTCAAGACACAGATCGCGGCCGTCATGGCCGGTGTTCTGGCGTTGGGTACCAGCCCGGCGCTGGCGGACTACCCGGAACGACCCGTCACGATCATCGTGCCATGGGGCGCCGGCGGCGGCACCGATACCATCATCCGGCTGTTTTCCATCGGCTTCGAAGAGGCCATGGGCCAGCCCATCAACGTGGTCAACCGCACCGGCGGCTCGGGCGTCGTCGGCCACTCGGCCATCGCCAATGCCACTCCGGATGGCTACACCCTGGGCGCCTGTACCTCCGAGATCACCTATTTCGAAACCATCGGCCTGGCCCCGATCACGCCCGCGAGCTTCGATCTGATCTCGCGCCTCGCGGTGATCCCGGCAGGGGTGACCGTCGCGGCCGACAGTCCCTACAACTCGCTCGAGGAGTTGATCGCCGCCGCCAAGAAGGGCGGGTTGAGCTCCTCCGGCTCCGGCCTGGGCGGGCCATGGCACATGGCCATCGCGGGCATGATGAAACAGGTCGGCGGCGACGTGAACACCGTGCAGTTCATCCCGTCCCAGGGCGGGGCCCCGGCGCTTCAGGATCTCGTGGCCGGCGGCATCAGCATGTTCACCGGATCGCCCATCGAGGCGCGCGCCCTGGCCGACGCAGGCGAAGTGAAGATCCTCGGCATCATGTCCGACGAACGCTCGCCCGCCTTCCCGGATGTGCCGACACTGAAGGAAAGCGGCGTGGACTGGTCGTTGACCAACTGGTTCTCCCTGTGCGCGCCCGCGGGCCTGCCCGAGGACGTGAAAGCCAGGATCGAAGCGGCCGCCGAACAGGCCCACGGCTCCGCCGAGGTGCAAGAGGCCCTGGCGCAGCGTGGCATCACGCCACTTTTCGACGGCTCGGAGGCGTTTTCGTCCTATGCCGCGGCCTTCGCCAATGATGCGGCCGGCCTTCTGACCGACCTCGGCCTGGCCCAGTAG
- a CDS encoding amidohydrolase family protein: MKIIDAHHHFWDPVANYHPWLRDEPMIPFRYGDYSSIRKPFMPDDYDAVSRGWDIVATVTMEGEWDPADPVGEAHWMQDLANRTGRPAAHVAQAWLDREDLAEVLSVYKTLPIVKSVRHKPRANPAPGGPAGGMMDTAYREGFRRLADSGLMFDLQTPWWHLDEAMDLAALAPETPIILNHAGLPSDRSAAGLAGWEAALRRFATLPQSVIKISGLGLPDRPWALEDNRAIIRTCIDVFGPERAMFASNFPVDGVCGSFDVIFSGFDAATRQDPEAARRALFHDTAHRVYGL, from the coding sequence ATGAAGATCATAGATGCCCATCACCATTTCTGGGACCCGGTCGCGAACTATCACCCATGGCTGCGCGACGAGCCGATGATCCCGTTCCGCTACGGCGATTACTCCTCGATCCGCAAACCGTTCATGCCCGATGACTACGACGCGGTCTCTAGGGGCTGGGATATCGTCGCCACCGTCACGATGGAGGGCGAATGGGATCCGGCCGACCCGGTGGGCGAGGCGCACTGGATGCAGGATCTGGCCAATCGCACCGGCCGACCGGCCGCCCATGTCGCCCAGGCATGGCTGGACCGGGAGGACCTGGCGGAGGTTCTGAGCGTCTACAAGACCCTGCCCATCGTCAAATCCGTCCGCCACAAGCCCCGCGCCAACCCGGCGCCGGGCGGCCCCGCCGGCGGCATGATGGACACCGCCTATCGCGAGGGGTTCCGCCGCCTGGCCGACAGCGGCCTGATGTTCGATCTGCAAACCCCGTGGTGGCATCTGGACGAGGCGATGGACCTGGCCGCGCTCGCGCCCGAGACGCCGATCATTCTCAACCACGCCGGTCTGCCCTCCGATCGTTCCGCGGCGGGGCTGGCGGGGTGGGAGGCGGCCCTGAGGCGCTTCGCCACCCTGCCGCAGAGCGTCATCAAGATCTCCGGTCTCGGCCTGCCCGACCGTCCCTGGGCGCTGGAAGACAACCGCGCGATCATCCGGACCTGTATCGACGTCTTTGGACCCGAGCGCGCCATGTTCGCCTCGAATTTCCCGGTCGACGGGGTGTGCGGGTCGTTCGATGTCATCTTCTCGGGCTTCGATGCGGCCACCCGACAGGATCCCGAAGCCGCCCGTCGGGCGCTGTTCCACGACACCGCCCACCGGGTCTACGGGCTCTGA
- a CDS encoding aldehyde dehydrogenase (NADP(+)) has product MSFTPHGKHLIAGAWVGSDQTFASDPAHGPAHEFSVGTPALVDQACAAAEDAFASYGYSDAATRAAFLNAIADEIDARAQIITGIGTQETGLPEARLQGERGRTTGQLRLFAEHILKGDCLDRRHDPALPDRAPLPRPDLKLVQRPIGPVAVFGASNFPLAFSVAGGDTAAALAAGCPVVVKGHSAHPGTGEIVAEAIHAAIARTGMPAGVFSLIQGGKRDVGTALVQHPLIRAVGFTGSLAGGRALFDLCAARPEPIPFFGELGSVNPMFLLPEAIAARGAEIGAGWAGSLAMGAGQFCTNPGIAVVLPGADAFVAAAEAALRETAAQTMLTEGIAAAYRDGVARLAAHPQTSELLGAPCDGREAHPCLYRVAARDWLADHTLQEEVFGPLGLVVEAQDAAEMARIARSLQGQLTCTLHMEDGDTDHARSLVPLLERKAGRMLVNGFPTGVEVADSMVHGGPYPASTNFGATSVGTLSIRRFLRPVCYQNMPDALLPADY; this is encoded by the coding sequence ATGAGCTTCACCCCCCACGGAAAACACCTGATCGCCGGCGCCTGGGTCGGGAGCGATCAGACCTTCGCCTCCGATCCCGCCCACGGGCCCGCCCACGAATTCTCCGTCGGCACGCCCGCGCTGGTCGATCAGGCCTGCGCTGCCGCGGAGGACGCCTTTGCCAGCTATGGCTACAGCGACGCGGCCACCCGCGCGGCCTTCCTGAACGCCATCGCCGACGAGATCGACGCCCGCGCCCAGATCATCACTGGGATCGGCACCCAGGAAACCGGCCTGCCCGAAGCCCGCCTGCAAGGGGAGCGGGGCCGAACCACCGGGCAGCTGCGCCTCTTTGCCGAACATATCCTCAAGGGCGATTGCCTCGACCGGCGGCATGATCCGGCTCTGCCGGACCGCGCGCCTCTGCCGCGCCCGGACCTGAAGCTGGTCCAACGCCCCATCGGCCCGGTCGCGGTGTTCGGCGCCTCGAACTTCCCGCTCGCCTTCTCGGTGGCGGGCGGCGACACCGCGGCGGCGCTGGCCGCGGGCTGCCCCGTGGTGGTCAAGGGCCACTCGGCCCATCCCGGCACCGGGGAGATCGTGGCCGAAGCGATCCACGCGGCCATCGCCAGGACCGGGATGCCCGCGGGGGTTTTCAGCCTGATCCAGGGCGGCAAGCGCGACGTGGGCACAGCCCTCGTCCAACACCCGCTGATCCGCGCGGTGGGCTTCACCGGCTCGCTCGCCGGGGGGCGGGCGCTCTTCGATCTCTGCGCCGCACGGCCCGAGCCGATCCCGTTCTTCGGCGAGCTGGGCTCGGTCAACCCGATGTTCCTGCTGCCCGAGGCGATCGCGGCGCGTGGGGCCGAGATCGGCGCGGGCTGGGCGGGCTCGCTGGCCATGGGGGCGGGGCAGTTCTGCACCAATCCCGGCATCGCGGTGGTGCTGCCGGGCGCCGACGCTTTCGTCGCCGCCGCCGAGGCCGCCCTGCGCGAGACCGCCGCGCAAACCATGCTGACGGAGGGGATCGCCGCGGCCTATCGCGACGGCGTCGCCCGTCTGGCCGCGCACCCGCAAACCTCGGAACTGCTGGGCGCCCCCTGCGATGGGCGCGAGGCGCACCCCTGTCTCTACCGTGTCGCGGCCAGGGACTGGCTGGCCGATCACACCCTGCAAGAGGAGGTCTTCGGGCCGCTCGGCCTGGTGGTGGAGGCGCAGGATGCGGCCGAAATGGCCCGGATCGCCAGGTCCCTCCAGGGCCAGCTCACCTGTACGCTCCACATGGAGGACGGCGACACCGACCATGCGAGATCCCTGGTGCCGCTGCTCGAACGCAAGGCGGGCAGGATGCTTGTCAACGGCTTCCCCACGGGCGTCGAGGTTGCCGACAGCATGGTGCATGGCGGGCCCTATCCGGCCTCCACGAATTTCGGTGCGACCTCGGTCGGGACACTCTCGATCCGGCGATTCCTGCGGCCCGTGTGCTATCAGAACATGCCGGACGCCCTTTTGCCTGCCGATTACTGA
- a CDS encoding L-rhamnose isomerase, with amino-acid sequence MGYENAKAAFAEWGVDTEAALARLKTIPISMHCWQGDDVVGFEQKTGSSGGGIQATGNHPGRARTPDELRADLEFAYAMIPGRHRLNLHAMYLDTEATPDRDEIEIAHFAPWVDWARAQGIGLDFNPTFFAHAKADDNLTLSHPDPGIRDFWIEHGKRSREIAAGMGAALGSACVNNIWVPDGYKDTPVDRMAARARLEASLDAMLAPPQDRARMLDAVESKLFGIGVEACTVGSHEFYMGYAIRKGTLLCLDMGHFHPTENIADKLSAVALSLDEILLHVSRPMRWDSDHVILLDDDILQMAQELVSADLLGRTRIGLDFFDATISRTAAWVIGTRNMQKALLRALLMPLDRLRAAEDALDFTTRLVVTEEVKDLPFGAVWAEFAAREDVPNGQKLIRELDRYQAQVSGRG; translated from the coding sequence ATGGGCTACGAGAACGCGAAAGCCGCCTTTGCGGAGTGGGGTGTGGACACCGAGGCCGCGTTGGCGCGGCTGAAGACCATCCCGATTTCGATGCATTGCTGGCAGGGCGACGATGTTGTCGGTTTCGAGCAGAAGACCGGCAGCTCCGGCGGCGGCATTCAGGCCACCGGCAACCACCCGGGCCGCGCGCGCACGCCCGACGAGTTGCGCGCGGATCTGGAATTCGCCTACGCGATGATCCCGGGCCGGCACCGGTTGAACCTTCACGCGATGTATCTCGACACCGAGGCGACCCCGGACCGGGACGAGATCGAGATCGCGCATTTCGCGCCCTGGGTCGACTGGGCCCGGGCGCAGGGGATCGGCCTGGATTTCAACCCCACCTTCTTTGCCCATGCCAAGGCCGACGACAACCTGACGCTCAGCCACCCCGATCCGGGCATTCGCGACTTCTGGATCGAGCATGGCAAACGCTCACGGGAGATCGCGGCCGGGATGGGGGCAGCGCTTGGATCGGCATGTGTGAACAACATCTGGGTGCCCGATGGCTACAAGGACACGCCGGTGGACCGGATGGCTGCGCGGGCGCGTCTGGAGGCGTCGCTCGATGCGATGCTGGCGCCGCCGCAGGATCGGGCCCGGATGCTGGACGCGGTGGAAAGCAAGCTCTTCGGGATCGGGGTCGAGGCCTGCACGGTGGGCAGCCACGAATTCTACATGGGCTACGCGATCCGCAAGGGCACGTTGTTGTGTCTCGACATGGGCCATTTCCACCCGACCGAGAACATCGCGGACAAGCTCAGCGCCGTTGCCCTGTCCCTCGATGAGATCCTGCTGCACGTGTCGCGCCCCATGCGGTGGGACAGCGACCACGTGATCCTGCTCGACGATGACATCCTGCAGATGGCGCAGGAACTCGTCAGTGCCGATTTGCTGGGGCGCACCCGGATCGGGCTGGATTTCTTCGACGCGACGATCAGCCGGACCGCTGCCTGGGTGATCGGGACGCGCAACATGCAAAAGGCGCTGTTGCGCGCGCTGCTGATGCCGCTCGACAGGTTGCGGGCGGCGGAAGATGCCCTGGATTTCACCACCCGGCTCGTGGTGACGGAAGAGGTCAAGGATTTGCCGTTCGGCGCGGTCTGGGCCGAGTTTGCCGCCCGCGAAGACGTGCCGAATGGCCAGAAGTTGATCCGCGAACTCGACAGGTATCAGGCGCAGGTGTCAGGGCGCGGGTGA
- a CDS encoding bifunctional rhamnulose-1-phosphate aldolase/short-chain dehydrogenase — protein MLKSLETQLLESRWDDEVAKGMSESELLLYRSNILGADKRVTNYGGGNTSAKVMEADPLTGAQVEVLWVKGSGGDIGSIKMDGFATLYMDKLRALKGLYRGVAFEDEMVSYLPHCTFRLNPRAASIDTPLHAYVPRKHVDHVHADAIIAIAASDNSKELTQEIFGNRIGWLPWKRPGFELGLWLEKFCRENPEADGVVLESHGLFTWADTAKECYDQTIDVINVATRWLAERSAGVPAFGGAIHESLPAAARREVAARLMPAIRGFVSDNQHMVGHFNDSDAVLEFVNARDMEALAALGTSCPDHFLRTKIRPLVVPFDPAQNNILAVLSELPDQVAAYREAYAAYYARCKHDDSPALRDPNAVVYLVPGVGMITFAKDKATARISGEFYVNAINVMRGASAVSTYQGLPEQEAFDIEYWLLEEAKLQRMPKPKSLAGRVALVTGGAGGIGAATAERFLAEGACVVLADINEDSLASTQERLSERFGADVVRSVVMNVTREEAVAAAFAEASVEFGGVDILVSNAGIASSAPIEETSLALWNKNMDILSTGYFLVSRAAFKLMRVQDMGGAVVFVASKNGLAASPNAAAYCTAKASEIHLARCLALEGAEAGIRVNVVNPDAVLRGSKIWEGDWLEQRAGTYGTDKDGLEEMYRQRSLLKRSVLPEDIAEACYFFAADASSKSTGNIINVDAGNVQAFTR, from the coding sequence ATGTTGAAATCATTGGAAACGCAGCTGCTTGAAAGTCGGTGGGACGACGAGGTCGCCAAGGGCATGAGCGAATCGGAACTGTTGCTCTATCGGTCGAACATCCTCGGCGCCGACAAGCGGGTGACGAATTACGGCGGTGGCAACACATCGGCCAAGGTGATGGAGGCCGACCCCCTGACCGGCGCGCAGGTCGAGGTGCTTTGGGTCAAAGGGTCCGGCGGGGATATCGGCTCGATCAAGATGGACGGGTTCGCGACGCTTTACATGGACAAGCTGCGCGCGCTGAAGGGGCTGTATCGCGGGGTCGCGTTCGAGGATGAGATGGTCAGCTACCTGCCGCATTGCACCTTCCGGCTGAACCCGCGCGCGGCCTCCATCGACACGCCCCTGCACGCTTACGTCCCGCGCAAGCACGTCGATCACGTCCATGCCGATGCGATCATCGCCATCGCCGCCTCCGACAATTCGAAGGAGCTCACGCAGGAGATTTTCGGAAACCGGATCGGCTGGCTGCCGTGGAAGCGGCCCGGCTTCGAGCTGGGCCTGTGGTTGGAGAAATTCTGCCGGGAGAACCCCGAGGCGGATGGTGTCGTGCTCGAAAGTCACGGGCTGTTCACCTGGGCCGACACCGCGAAGGAGTGCTACGATCAGACGATCGACGTGATCAACGTGGCGACCCGGTGGCTCGCCGAGCGCAGCGCGGGTGTCCCGGCCTTCGGCGGGGCGATCCACGAGAGCCTTCCGGCCGCGGCCCGCCGCGAGGTCGCCGCCCGGCTGATGCCCGCCATCCGCGGTTTCGTGTCGGACAATCAGCACATGGTTGGCCATTTCAATGACAGCGACGCGGTGCTGGAATTCGTGAACGCGCGGGACATGGAGGCGCTCGCGGCGTTGGGCACCTCCTGCCCGGACCATTTCCTGCGCACGAAGATCCGGCCCCTCGTGGTGCCGTTCGATCCGGCGCAGAATAACATCCTGGCGGTGCTGTCGGAGCTGCCGGACCAGGTTGCGGCTTACCGTGAGGCCTATGCCGCCTATTACGCGCGCTGCAAACATGACGACAGCCCGGCCCTGCGCGACCCGAACGCGGTGGTCTATCTGGTGCCCGGGGTGGGCATGATCACCTTTGCCAAGGACAAGGCCACGGCCCGGATATCGGGCGAGTTCTATGTCAACGCGATCAACGTGATGCGCGGCGCGTCGGCGGTCAGCACGTACCAGGGCCTGCCGGAACAGGAAGCTTTCGATATCGAGTACTGGTTGCTGGAAGAGGCCAAGCTGCAGCGCATGCCGAAACCGAAATCTCTTGCCGGCCGCGTGGCCCTCGTCACCGGCGGTGCGGGCGGGATCGGGGCGGCCACGGCCGAGCGGTTCCTGGCCGAAGGTGCCTGCGTGGTTCTGGCGGATATCAACGAGGACAGCCTGGCATCGACGCAGGAGAGGTTGTCGGAGCGGTTTGGCGCGGATGTCGTCCGCTCGGTCGTCATGAACGTGACGCGCGAAGAGGCCGTCGCGGCGGCCTTTGCGGAGGCGTCGGTGGAATTCGGCGGGGTGGATATCCTGGTGTCCAACGCCGGGATTGCCTCCTCCGCGCCGATCGAGGAGACGTCGCTGGCGCTGTGGAACAAGAACATGGACATTCTGTCCACCGGTTACTTCCTGGTCAGCCGCGCGGCGTTCAAGCTGATGCGGGTGCAGGACATGGGCGGCGCGGTGGTGTTCGTGGCCTCCAAGAACGGATTGGCCGCGTCACCGAATGCGGCGGCCTACTGCACGGCCAAGGCGTCGGAAATCCATCTGGCCCGGTGCCTGGCCCTTGAAGGCGCGGAGGCCGGCATCCGCGTCAACGTGGTGAACCCGGACGCGGTACTGCGGGGCTCCAAGATCTGGGAGGGCGACTGGCTGGAACAGCGCGCGGGCACCTATGGCACCGACAAGGACGGGCTGGAGGAGATGTATCGCCAACGCTCTCTGCTCAAGCGGTCGGTTCTGCCGGAAGATATCGCCGAGGCCTGCTATTTCTTCGCCGCGGACGCGTCGTCGAAGTCCACGGGCAACATCATCAACGTGGACGCGGGCAATGTGCAAGCGTTCACACGCTAG
- a CDS encoding DeoR/GlpR family DNA-binding transcription regulator, with protein MHEKERHTIILSAVEERPVVTVGDLCNLTGASEATIRRDIATLDHEKLLRRVRGGAEALSPPQFVGLAGRPFSVNETMRIEEKQAIAAAAVELCDDGDAIIINGGTTTFQMVHPLASRRMQVFTNSFPIAEHLLKHSKNTVMLSGGTIYREQNIILSPFDNDVTRNFCARRMFMGAQGLGPLGLMEADPLLIQAEQKLIGQADELIVLADSSKFEQRSSLVLCPLNRITKVITDDRISDKAAAMLDAAEVTLIVAHSGGAQKNVAS; from the coding sequence TTGCACGAAAAAGAACGTCATACGATCATTCTGTCCGCGGTCGAGGAACGCCCCGTCGTCACCGTCGGGGACCTGTGCAATCTGACCGGCGCGTCCGAGGCCACGATCCGCCGTGACATCGCCACGCTCGATCACGAAAAGCTGCTGCGCCGCGTGCGCGGCGGTGCCGAGGCGCTGAGCCCGCCGCAATTCGTGGGCCTCGCCGGGCGACCGTTTTCGGTCAACGAAACCATGCGGATCGAAGAGAAGCAGGCGATTGCCGCGGCCGCGGTGGAGCTGTGTGACGATGGCGACGCGATCATCATCAATGGCGGCACGACCACGTTCCAGATGGTGCATCCGCTGGCAAGCCGCCGGATGCAGGTCTTCACCAACTCCTTCCCGATCGCCGAACACCTGCTGAAGCACTCCAAGAACACCGTCATGCTGTCGGGGGGCACGATCTACCGCGAACAGAACATCATCCTGTCCCCGTTCGACAATGACGTGACCCGCAATTTCTGTGCGCGGCGCATGTTCATGGGGGCCCAGGGCCTCGGGCCGCTGGGCCTGATGGAGGCGGACCCGCTCCTGATCCAGGCGGAACAGAAACTGATCGGGCAGGCGGATGAGCTGATCGTTCTGGCCGACAGCAGCAAGTTCGAGCAACGCTCCAGCCTCGTGCTGTGCCCGCTCAACCGCATCACCAAGGTCATCACCGATGACCGGATCTCAGACAAGGCGGCCGCCATGCTCGACGCCGCAGAAGTGACCCTGATCGTCGCCCACTCGGGGGGCGCTCAGAAAAACGTGGCCTCGTGA
- a CDS encoding tripartite tricarboxylate transporter TctB family protein — protein MQLNDRLIGALAICGGVAIIVGTLGFRELPGQQFGSAFFPRIVGTALILTGAAMLAMRADGPWLRLPALLRGAAKWQVAAALASVIGWVVVSPYLGFIATTTLMIWILILVAGGRLVPAALTALVMACLLYLVFGILLRVPLPFGAIERFLT, from the coding sequence ATGCAATTGAATGACCGCCTGATCGGAGCGCTCGCCATTTGTGGCGGCGTGGCCATTATTGTTGGCACCCTCGGGTTTCGGGAACTGCCGGGTCAGCAGTTCGGCTCGGCGTTTTTCCCGCGGATCGTCGGGACCGCCCTGATCCTGACCGGGGCGGCGATGCTGGCAATGCGCGCTGACGGGCCGTGGCTGCGGCTGCCGGCTCTGTTGCGCGGGGCGGCCAAGTGGCAGGTCGCGGCGGCGCTGGCATCGGTGATCGGCTGGGTGGTCGTCTCCCCCTACCTGGGCTTCATCGCGACGACGACCCTGATGATCTGGATCCTGATCCTCGTGGCGGGGGGGCGCCTCGTCCCGGCGGCGCTCACCGCGCTGGTCATGGCCTGTCTCCTCTATCTCGTCTTCGGCATTCTGCTGCGCGTGCCGCTGCCTTTCGGGGCAATCGAACGGTTCCTGACATGA
- a CDS encoding NAD(P)-dependent oxidoreductase, producing the protein MSLPAVGFIGVGMMGAGMAGCLLSAGHPVTLLAHRNRAPLTPLLDRGAREAPDAVTLLDGCDVLFTCLPDAEAVAGLADTLLPHTRPGQIWIDTTTSRPETSATLAHRLDAAGAVFSDAPVTGGPKQAQDGALTSLVGCAAAQFDTIASLVGTYSTAIRRFGDAGTGHAAKLLNNLVTQGTMVLLSDAFQAAGRLGVDPRALYEVMMTGAARSGTLQKAVPPALDGDYTGARFSISNAAKDLGYAEALLADALPGRADVAGALAARLGALAAQGRGAEFVTTLFDPNRP; encoded by the coding sequence ATGAGCCTGCCCGCGGTCGGCTTCATCGGCGTCGGGATGATGGGGGCCGGGATGGCGGGATGCCTGCTGTCCGCCGGGCACCCGGTCACGCTGCTGGCCCACCGCAACCGCGCGCCGCTCACCCCCCTGCTGGACCGGGGCGCTCGGGAGGCCCCGGATGCGGTGACGCTCCTTGACGGCTGCGACGTGCTCTTCACCTGCCTGCCCGACGCGGAGGCGGTGGCGGGACTGGCGGACACGCTCCTCCCCCATACGCGCCCGGGCCAGATCTGGATCGACACGACCACCTCACGGCCAGAGACCAGCGCCACCCTTGCGCACCGGCTCGACGCGGCGGGGGCGGTGTTCTCGGACGCCCCGGTGACGGGCGGCCCGAAACAGGCGCAGGACGGCGCGCTGACCTCCCTGGTGGGCTGTGCCGCCGCGCAGTTCGACACCATCGCATCCCTGGTCGGGACCTATTCCACCGCCATCCGCCGTTTCGGCGATGCGGGCACCGGCCATGCGGCCAAGCTGCTCAACAACCTCGTGACCCAGGGCACCATGGTGCTGTTGTCGGACGCGTTTCAGGCCGCTGGTCGGCTTGGGGTCGATCCCCGGGCGCTCTACGAGGTGATGATGACCGGCGCGGCCCGCTCCGGCACCCTGCAAAAGGCCGTGCCCCCCGCGCTCGATGGTGACTATACCGGCGCGCGGTTCTCCATCTCCAACGCGGCCAAGGACCTGGGCTATGCCGAGGCCCTGCTGGCCGACGCCCTCCCGGGCCGCGCCGATGTCGCCGGGGCGCTCGCCGCGCGGCTCGGCGCGCTGGCGGCCCAGGGTCGCGGCGCGGAGTTCGTCACCACACTCTTCGACCCGAACCGACCCTGA